A part of Pararhizobium sp. A13 genomic DNA contains:
- a CDS encoding GNAT family N-acetyltransferase — MSQLTIRSLAPSEIAAALPALAEILSDCVEGGASVGFMSPYTPADAMPYWESVGRAVSEGHTILIVAEKDGDILGTVQLGIGMMPNQPHRADLKKLLVHRRARGLGLSRLLMTAAESEAAKHGRHVLVLDTATGSPAESIYEKFGWQRVGVIPQYALMPDGSFCGSTFFYKSLARI, encoded by the coding sequence ATGTCCCAGCTTACGATCCGCTCCCTTGCCCCTTCCGAAATCGCTGCCGCCCTGCCGGCGCTGGCGGAGATCCTCTCGGACTGTGTCGAAGGCGGCGCGTCCGTCGGCTTCATGTCTCCGTACACGCCCGCGGATGCCATGCCCTATTGGGAAAGCGTCGGTCGCGCGGTAAGCGAGGGACACACGATCCTGATCGTGGCGGAAAAGGACGGCGATATTCTCGGCACGGTCCAGCTCGGCATCGGCATGATGCCGAACCAGCCGCATCGCGCCGACCTGAAGAAGCTGCTCGTTCATCGACGGGCGCGCGGCCTTGGGCTCTCACGGTTGCTGATGACCGCGGCCGAAAGCGAGGCGGCAAAACACGGGCGGCATGTGCTCGTGCTCGACACCGCAACCGGAAGCCCGGCCGAATCGATCTATGAAAAATTCGGCTGGCAACGTGTCGGCGTCATTCCGCAATATGCGCTGATGCCGGATGGCAGCTTTTGCGGATCGACGTTTTTCTACAAGTCTTTAGCCCGCATTTGA
- a CDS encoding helix-turn-helix domain-containing protein encodes MESTSDTFETDIGERMKALRLAQTMTLDDLAGRSGVSRAMISRIERGEASPTAQLLARLCSALGTTLSRFFATGDEAGSPLLRRAEQRVWRDPETGYLRRSVSPDNVGSPVDIVEVEFPPGARVVFERQQFDPGFTQHLWLFEGRLTMTAGDETHVLEAGDCLFMRLAEAHIFHNPHGEPARYAIILNRSKV; translated from the coding sequence ATGGAATCAACGTCAGACACGTTCGAAACAGATATCGGCGAGCGGATGAAAGCGCTGCGGCTGGCTCAAACCATGACGCTCGACGATCTCGCCGGCCGCTCCGGTGTCAGCCGGGCGATGATCTCGCGCATCGAGCGCGGCGAGGCGAGCCCCACTGCGCAATTGCTTGCCCGGCTCTGCAGCGCCTTGGGCACGACCCTGTCGCGCTTCTTTGCAACCGGCGACGAGGCCGGAAGTCCGCTTTTGCGGCGCGCAGAGCAGCGCGTCTGGCGCGATCCGGAAACGGGTTACCTGCGCCGTTCGGTCTCGCCCGACAATGTCGGCTCACCGGTCGATATCGTCGAAGTCGAGTTTCCGCCGGGCGCCCGCGTGGTGTTCGAACGACAGCAGTTCGACCCCGGTTTCACCCAACACCTCTGGCTGTTCGAAGGCAGGCTGACGATGACGGCCGGTGACGAGACGCATGTGCTTGAGGCGGGCGACTGCCTGTTCATGCGGCTTGCCGAAGCCCACATCTTTCACAATCCGCATGGCGAGCCGGCGCGCTACGCCATCATCCTCAACCGCAGCAAAGTCTAG
- a CDS encoding MFS transporter, producing the protein MAATTEISSERPQSSVLSIASIVLSMACVGIGNGVMFAYVPFVLARSESPTWVAGAAVTALAFGGLAGCVIAGPMIRRVGHARAFSCSMALVLLSAFLIALGVHPLLWVLARGLYGAAGNINFIISLSWLNHTSANSWRGRAMSAFYMTYVIALGLGAWLFGQIPAEGNLAPLLTIFFTTMAILPIGLTRLPNPPPPAKVSVDVPMVWRNSPVAFVGVLAAGGLSMAVQGFTPIYAAANQVSQGDVALLMLVMQFGLIFIQYPMGVLSDRIDRRIVLILVCLLISVAAVVALIVSFANLILLMLVFAVFAGAVETVYSIANAHANDRTAPADFVPLASTLLMCWSIAATVIPLSITLLTPVFGSKTFIYAAMGTAIAYAAFVALRLKFREPVPPHLRENFEMMSAQMPNAGALVEGEKTGSSNP; encoded by the coding sequence ATGGCAGCGACGACGGAAATCTCATCCGAACGGCCCCAATCCTCGGTGCTGTCGATCGCCAGCATCGTGTTGTCCATGGCCTGTGTCGGCATTGGCAACGGCGTGATGTTCGCCTACGTGCCCTTCGTGCTGGCCCGCAGCGAAAGCCCGACCTGGGTCGCGGGCGCCGCGGTCACCGCGCTTGCCTTCGGTGGTCTCGCCGGCTGCGTTATCGCCGGCCCGATGATCCGCCGCGTCGGCCATGCCCGCGCCTTTTCCTGCTCCATGGCGCTGGTCTTGTTGTCAGCCTTCCTGATCGCACTCGGCGTTCATCCGCTGCTTTGGGTGTTGGCGCGCGGGCTCTATGGCGCGGCGGGCAATATCAACTTCATCATCTCGCTGAGCTGGCTCAACCATACCAGCGCCAACAGCTGGCGCGGCAGGGCGATGTCGGCGTTCTACATGACCTATGTCATCGCCCTCGGGCTGGGTGCCTGGCTGTTCGGCCAGATCCCGGCGGAGGGCAACCTCGCGCCGCTGCTTACCATTTTCTTCACCACCATGGCCATCCTGCCGATCGGCCTGACGCGTCTGCCCAATCCGCCGCCGCCGGCGAAAGTCAGCGTCGATGTGCCGATGGTCTGGCGCAATTCCCCTGTCGCCTTCGTCGGCGTTCTCGCCGCCGGCGGCCTTTCCATGGCCGTGCAGGGTTTTACGCCGATCTATGCCGCTGCCAATCAGGTGAGCCAGGGCGATGTGGCACTGCTGATGCTCGTCATGCAGTTCGGCCTCATCTTCATCCAGTATCCCATGGGCGTGCTGTCGGACCGGATCGACCGGCGGATCGTCCTGATTCTCGTCTGCCTGCTAATCTCGGTTGCCGCTGTCGTCGCGCTGATTGTTTCCTTTGCCAATCTCATCCTGTTGATGCTGGTCTTTGCGGTCTTCGCCGGTGCCGTCGAAACTGTCTATTCGATCGCCAATGCGCATGCCAACGATCGCACCGCGCCCGCCGATTTCGTGCCGCTCGCCTCGACGCTTTTGATGTGCTGGTCGATAGCAGCCACGGTCATTCCGTTGTCGATCACGTTGCTCACTCCGGTCTTTGGGTCGAAGACCTTCATCTATGCCGCGATGGGGACCGCGATTGCCTACGCCGCCTTCGTCGCGCTGCGGCTGAAATTCCGCGAACCCGTGCCGCCGCATTTGCGGGAGAATTTCGAGATGATGAGCGCGCAGATGCCGAATGCGGGCGCGCTGGTGGAGGGCGAGAAGACCGGGAGCAGCAATCCATGA
- a CDS encoding MJ1477/TM1410 family putative glycoside hydrolase, which translates to MLKFKTSTGVVNVDNWGYQLQGLGGDPQNVNLLISATHDLLVIDSSRDGTNSGRFTEGEVTRMKDGMGGRSVVVSYISIGEASDFRDYWDEDWTVNGKATGRLTDEAPDWLGPLNPDWPESRKVRYWDPDWQNTMFNDQKTGDLDAIVKAGFDAAYLDIIDAYYFWGAEVLKGDRQAGDPVNQKQAAQRMVDFVVAMTEHARETNPDFFVIPQNGAWILNDLGTDSVRKQAYLDVIGGIAVEDLYYRGDKDENNPLRPDEETIAILKRDFVDKGIPVFVVDYINGSERIDAFNKMVLADGFIPFAAPERDLDRLVGTYDGDPAYIRPTAQADTLRGSNLADKIGGLGGDDKIAGREGNDTISGGAGNDKLYGGAGKDTLTGGSGKDQFVFDTKFADGNIDTVADFSVADDRLLLDHDIFSRLPAGALKASAFIIGTKAADAGDRIIYDSRTGELFYDADGAGKGAAIQIARLDSHLKLMADDFLIF; encoded by the coding sequence ATGCTCAAGTTCAAGACATCTACCGGCGTGGTCAATGTGGATAACTGGGGCTATCAGTTGCAGGGGCTGGGCGGCGACCCGCAAAACGTCAACCTGCTTATCTCCGCCACCCATGATCTGCTCGTCATCGATTCCTCGCGCGATGGCACGAACAGCGGACGCTTCACCGAGGGTGAAGTGACCCGCATGAAGGATGGCATGGGCGGTCGGTCCGTGGTCGTCTCCTATATCTCCATCGGCGAGGCGTCTGATTTTCGCGACTACTGGGACGAGGATTGGACCGTCAACGGCAAGGCCACCGGCAGACTGACCGACGAGGCACCGGACTGGCTCGGGCCTCTCAATCCCGACTGGCCGGAATCGCGCAAGGTGCGGTACTGGGATCCGGACTGGCAGAACACCATGTTCAACGACCAGAAGACCGGCGATCTCGACGCCATCGTCAAGGCCGGGTTCGATGCGGCCTATCTCGACATCATAGACGCCTATTATTTCTGGGGTGCCGAAGTCTTGAAGGGCGATCGCCAGGCCGGCGATCCCGTCAACCAGAAACAGGCCGCGCAGCGCATGGTCGATTTCGTGGTTGCCATGACGGAACATGCCCGCGAGACAAATCCGGACTTTTTCGTCATCCCCCAGAACGGCGCCTGGATCCTCAACGACCTGGGTACCGACAGCGTGCGCAAGCAGGCGTATCTCGATGTCATCGGCGGCATCGCGGTTGAAGATCTCTATTATCGCGGCGACAAGGACGAGAACAATCCGCTGAGGCCGGACGAAGAGACGATCGCAATCCTGAAGCGTGACTTTGTCGACAAGGGCATACCGGTCTTTGTGGTGGACTACATCAATGGCAGCGAGCGTATCGACGCGTTCAACAAAATGGTCTTGGCGGACGGATTCATTCCGTTTGCCGCACCCGAGCGTGATCTCGACAGGCTGGTCGGCACCTATGACGGCGACCCCGCCTATATCCGGCCCACCGCGCAGGCGGACACCCTGCGCGGCTCAAATCTCGCCGACAAGATCGGCGGCCTGGGCGGCGACGATAAAATTGCCGGGCGTGAAGGCAACGACACGATTTCCGGCGGAGCAGGGAATGACAAGCTCTATGGCGGAGCGGGAAAAGACACGCTCACCGGCGGGAGCGGCAAGGATCAATTCGTCTTCGACACCAAGTTCGCCGATGGCAATATCGATACGGTGGCCGATTTCAGCGTTGCCGATGATCGGCTTCTGCTGGACCACGACATCTTTTCCAGGCTGCCAGCCGGCGCGCTGAAAGCCTCAGCCTTCATCATCGGCACGAAGGCGGCGGATGCGGGCGATCGGATCATCTACGACAGCCGGACCGGCGAACTTTTTTACGACGCCGACGGCGCGGGCAAGGGTGCGGCGATCCAGATTGCGCGGCTCGACAGCCACCTCAAACTGATGGCTGACGATTTCCTGATCTTCTGA
- the lepA gene encoding translation elongation factor 4 → MSTNSTRTPLSHIRNFSIVAHIDHGKSTLADRLIQSTGGLAAREMSEQVLDNMDIEKERGITIKAQTVRLHYVANNGETYVLNLIDTPGHVDFAYEVSRSLSACEGSLLVVDASQGVEAQTLANVYQAIDNNHEIVTVLNKIDLPAAEPDRIREQIEEVIGIDASQAVLISAKTGLGIPDVLEAIVHQLPAPKSEGGEDAPLKALLVDSWYDTYLGVIVLVRILDGVLKRGQTVRMMGTDAKYQVERVGVITPKMLTVDALGPGEIGFITASIKEVADTRVGDTITEDKRPTAQALPGFKPAQPVVFCGLFPVDAADFEDLRAAMGKLRLNDASFSFEMESSAALGFGFRCGFLGLLHLEIIQERLEREFDLDLIATAPSVVYQLYMTDGTMRELHNPADMPDVVKISEIHEPWIRATILTPDDYLGGILKLCQDRRGIQVELTYVGTRAMLTYDLPLNEVVFDFYDRLKSISKGYASFDYQITSHQEGHLVKMSILVNGEPVDALSMMVHRMAAEKRGRDMCEKLKELIPKHMFKIPIQAAIGGNVIARETISALRKDVTAKCYGGDATRKRKLLDKQKAGKKRMRQFGKVEIPQEAFIAALKMGDE, encoded by the coding sequence ATGAGCACAAATTCGACCCGCACACCCCTCTCGCACATCCGCAATTTCTCGATCGTCGCCCATATCGACCACGGCAAGTCGACGCTGGCTGACCGGCTGATCCAGTCGACCGGCGGCCTTGCCGCGCGCGAGATGTCCGAACAGGTTCTCGACAACATGGACATCGAGAAAGAGCGCGGCATCACCATCAAGGCGCAGACCGTGCGCCTGCATTACGTCGCCAACAACGGCGAGACCTACGTTCTCAACCTGATCGACACGCCCGGCCATGTCGACTTCGCCTATGAAGTCTCGCGCTCGCTGTCGGCCTGCGAAGGTTCGCTGCTGGTGGTGGATGCGTCTCAAGGCGTCGAAGCCCAGACGCTCGCCAACGTCTATCAGGCGATCGACAACAACCACGAGATCGTCACTGTCCTCAACAAGATTGACCTGCCGGCCGCAGAACCCGACCGTATCCGCGAGCAGATCGAGGAAGTGATCGGCATCGACGCTTCTCAGGCCGTGCTGATCTCGGCCAAGACCGGCCTCGGCATTCCCGACGTACTCGAAGCGATCGTTCATCAGTTGCCGGCGCCAAAGAGCGAGGGCGGCGAAGACGCGCCGCTGAAGGCGCTGCTGGTCGATAGCTGGTACGATACCTATCTCGGCGTCATCGTTCTCGTGCGCATTCTCGATGGTGTGCTCAAGAGGGGCCAGACGGTGCGCATGATGGGCACGGACGCCAAGTATCAGGTCGAGCGCGTCGGCGTCATCACGCCGAAGATGCTCACCGTCGATGCGCTGGGTCCCGGCGAGATCGGCTTCATCACCGCCTCGATCAAGGAAGTGGCCGATACCCGTGTCGGCGATACGATTACGGAGGACAAGCGCCCGACGGCGCAGGCGCTGCCGGGCTTCAAGCCGGCCCAGCCGGTCGTTTTCTGCGGCCTCTTCCCGGTCGATGCCGCCGATTTCGAGGATCTGCGCGCCGCCATGGGCAAGCTGCGCCTCAACGACGCCTCGTTCTCCTTCGAAATGGAATCGTCCGCAGCGCTCGGCTTCGGTTTCCGCTGCGGCTTCCTCGGCCTGCTGCACCTGGAAATCATCCAGGAACGCCTCGAGCGCGAATTCGATCTCGACCTGATCGCCACCGCGCCCTCGGTCGTCTACCAGCTGTACATGACCGACGGCACGATGCGCGAGCTGCACAATCCGGCCGATATGCCCGATGTCGTCAAGATCTCGGAAATCCACGAGCCGTGGATCCGCGCGACCATCCTGACGCCCGACGATTATCTCGGCGGCATCCTCAAGCTCTGCCAGGACCGGCGCGGCATCCAGGTGGAACTCACCTATGTCGGCACCCGCGCGATGCTGACCTACGATCTGCCGCTCAACGAAGTCGTCTTCGATTTCTACGACCGGCTGAAGTCGATCTCCAAGGGCTATGCCTCCTTCGACTACCAGATCACCAGCCATCAGGAAGGCCATCTGGTCAAGATGTCGATCCTGGTCAACGGCGAGCCGGTCGATGCGCTGTCGATGATGGTGCACCGCATGGCCGCCGAAAAGCGCGGCCGCGACATGTGCGAGAAGCTCAAGGAGCTGATCCCGAAGCACATGTTCAAGATCCCGATCCAGGCCGCCATCGGCGGCAACGTGATCGCCCGCGAAACCATCTCGGCGCTGCGCAAGGACGTCACCGCCAAGTGCTACGGCGGCGACGCCACCCGCAAGCGCAAGCTGCTCGACAAGCAGAAGGCCGGCAAGAAGCGCATGCGCCAGTTCGGCAAGGTGGAAATCCCGCAGGAAGCGTTCATCGCGGCGCTGAAGATGGGCGACGAGTAG
- a CDS encoding type II toxin-antitoxin system CcdA family antitoxin translates to MPQPLRRPANLSLDSNLVSQARDLNINLSRAAEDGIERAVKSERERLWRIENAEAIEASNRYVEKHGLPLAKYRQF, encoded by the coding sequence ATGCCCCAGCCTCTCCGCAGGCCAGCCAATCTTTCTCTTGATAGTAACCTCGTTTCGCAGGCGCGCGATCTCAACATCAATCTGTCACGTGCTGCGGAGGATGGCATCGAACGTGCGGTCAAAAGCGAGCGCGAGCGTCTCTGGCGGATCGAGAATGCCGAGGCGATCGAGGCGTCCAACAGGTATGTCGAAAAGCATGGTCTGCCCTTGGCGAAATATCGCCAGTTCTGA
- a CDS encoding CcdB family protein, which translates to MARFHVYRLKQDGALVIAVQSDLLSSLQTCAVIPLLPKGELSPVIARLNPEFEISGRFYTMATQFIGVVTVSELGPDLIDLTGKADAITAATDFLFQGF; encoded by the coding sequence ATGGCGCGGTTCCATGTCTATCGTTTGAAACAGGATGGTGCTCTGGTTATCGCCGTGCAGTCCGATCTTCTGTCCAGTCTTCAGACATGCGCCGTCATTCCGCTTCTTCCAAAAGGAGAGCTTTCCCCGGTGATTGCGCGGCTCAATCCGGAGTTCGAGATCAGCGGACGGTTCTATACGATGGCGACGCAGTTTATCGGCGTTGTGACTGTAAGCGAACTCGGACCGGACCTTATTGACTTGACCGGTAAAGCAGACGCCATCACCGCCGCAACGGATTTTCTCTTTCAAGGCTTTTGA
- a CDS encoding YegP family protein, with the protein MVASKDGEHFVRFKASNGETMVRSETYASKASAKNCIESVKKNAPDAPVEDETASA; encoded by the coding sequence ATCGTCGCAAGCAAGGACGGCGAGCATTTCGTCCGCTTCAAGGCGTCCAATGGCGAGACGATGGTCCGCTCGGAGACTTACGCGTCCAAGGCAAGCGCCAAGAATTGCATCGAGTCCGTCAAGAAGAACGCCCCGGACGCGCCGGTGGAAGACGAAACCGCCAGCGCTTGA
- a CDS encoding GFA family protein: MEIQNFPLEGGCRCGQVRLKISAPPLLTMACHCTGCQRMSSSAYSLSAAIPAEGFEVTEGEPVIGGLHGATRHYFCPHCMTWMFTRPEGMDWFVNLRPTMLDDASWFSPFIETFTSEKLPWATTAAVHSYETIPPMETYEVLVKEFAEKQAAA, from the coding sequence ATGGAAATTCAGAATTTCCCCTTGGAGGGAGGCTGCCGCTGCGGCCAGGTGCGGCTGAAGATCAGCGCGCCGCCGCTGCTCACCATGGCCTGCCACTGCACCGGCTGCCAGAGAATGTCGTCCAGCGCCTATTCGCTGAGCGCCGCCATCCCGGCCGAGGGCTTCGAGGTAACTGAGGGCGAACCGGTGATCGGCGGCCTGCACGGCGCCACCCGCCACTATTTCTGCCCGCACTGCATGACGTGGATGTTCACCCGCCCCGAAGGCATGGACTGGTTCGTCAACCTGCGCCCCACCATGCTCGACGACGCCAGCTGGTTCTCGCCCTTTATCGAGACCTTCACCAGCGAGAAGCTGCCCTGGGCAACCACAGCGGCGGTGCACAGCTATGAGACCATTCCGCCGATGGAGACATATGAAGTGCTGGTGAAGGAATTTGCCGAAAAACAGGCGGCGGCTTGA
- a CDS encoding pentapeptide repeat-containing protein encodes MRRFVNKYSAMARKLPFLRKTVLTVLPPAPLASALLLSASLFSAQPAMASDCGSTPAPGLDWSECTKKSLMLPSSELEGANLFGTDFSLTDLSGSNLTSANLEKANLVRAWLAGARAEKANFARVEAYRSSFVNIVANGASFAGAELQRADFSGAQLTGADFEKAELGRAHFKGAVLTGTRFSLANLSRADLSGTTFEGPLVFDQAFLYLTRIEGLDLSAAKGLEQAQVDLACGDDKTKLPAGLTAPSSWPCGSD; translated from the coding sequence ATGAGACGTTTTGTTAATAAATACAGTGCGATGGCAAGGAAGCTCCCCTTCCTGCGGAAGACCGTATTGACCGTTCTTCCGCCTGCCCCGCTGGCATCGGCGCTCCTTCTTTCTGCTTCGCTCTTTTCCGCGCAGCCGGCCATGGCGTCCGACTGCGGCAGCACGCCAGCGCCAGGGCTGGATTGGAGCGAATGCACGAAGAAAAGCCTGATGTTGCCGTCCAGCGAACTGGAGGGCGCCAATCTCTTCGGCACGGATTTTTCGCTGACCGATCTCAGCGGCTCGAACCTGACATCGGCGAACCTGGAGAAGGCCAATCTGGTGCGTGCGTGGCTCGCCGGCGCAAGGGCGGAAAAAGCGAATTTCGCCCGGGTCGAAGCCTACCGATCGAGCTTCGTCAACATTGTCGCCAATGGCGCTTCCTTTGCCGGCGCCGAACTGCAGCGAGCCGATTTCAGCGGGGCCCAGCTGACCGGCGCCGATTTCGAGAAAGCTGAACTTGGCCGTGCGCACTTCAAGGGCGCGGTGCTGACCGGCACGCGCTTTTCTCTGGCCAATCTGTCCCGCGCCGATCTCAGCGGCACGACATTCGAGGGCCCGCTCGTCTTCGATCAAGCCTTCCTGTACCTGACCCGGATCGAAGGGCTCGATCTTTCCGCCGCCAAGGGCCTTGAACAGGCGCAGGTCGATCTTGCCTGCGGCGACGACAAGACGAAGCTGCCAGCCGGGTTGACCGCGCCCTCCAGCTGGCCCTGCGGCTCCGACTGA
- a CDS encoding type 1 glutamine amidotransferase: MRVLVVENMVHSNLGQVGVALDEAGAEIDLRRPFTGEALPDDIHAHDALVVLGGDQSAVDDHIHPYLPELARLMRAFADADKAVLGICLGSQLLARAHGAENLLGRTREFGWHNVALTADGEGDPVLSAAGASFPIFEWHADTFTLPQGAVHLATNPAVANQAFRIGRAAYGMQFHFEAGTRVVEDWNRIFGDQIMGIDPHWRERFPEHAARHAEQADATGLALARAWVRTIRSVEADGSEAGKLAAVSA; encoded by the coding sequence ATGCGGGTTCTGGTGGTGGAAAACATGGTCCATTCCAACCTTGGACAGGTGGGCGTGGCGCTTGACGAAGCAGGGGCTGAGATCGATTTGCGGCGGCCTTTCACCGGCGAGGCGCTGCCGGACGACATCCATGCGCATGACGCACTGGTGGTGCTCGGCGGCGACCAGAGCGCTGTTGACGACCACATCCACCCCTACCTGCCGGAGCTTGCCCGCCTGATGCGTGCCTTTGCCGATGCCGACAAGGCGGTGCTCGGCATCTGCCTCGGCAGTCAACTTCTCGCGCGGGCACACGGGGCGGAGAACCTTCTCGGCCGGACCCGCGAATTCGGCTGGCACAATGTCGCTCTGACAGCGGATGGTGAAGGCGATCCGGTGTTGAGCGCGGCCGGCGCCTCGTTTCCGATCTTCGAATGGCACGCCGATACCTTCACCCTGCCGCAGGGTGCCGTTCATCTCGCCACCAATCCGGCCGTTGCCAACCAGGCCTTCCGTATAGGCCGCGCCGCCTATGGCATGCAGTTTCACTTCGAGGCAGGAACGCGCGTCGTCGAGGACTGGAACCGGATTTTCGGGGACCAGATCATGGGGATCGATCCGCATTGGCGGGAGCGCTTTCCGGAGCATGCCGCTCGGCATGCCGAACAGGCCGATGCGACAGGTCTCGCGCTGGCGCGCGCCTGGGTCCGGACGATCCGAAGCGTCGAAGCAGATGGCAGCGAGGCAGGGAAACTGGCGGCGGTATCCGCATAG
- the rbfA gene encoding 30S ribosome-binding factor RbfA translates to MSKATSSAPSQRMLRVGEQVRAALTQVLQRGEVRDPLIETTVISISEVRMSPDLKIATAFVTPLGVADHAATIEALNRNAKYIRGRLTPHLRQMKYMPEVRFRDDTSFDNYKKIDELLKSPEVVRDLKDEDGEE, encoded by the coding sequence ATGAGCAAAGCTACATCCTCTGCCCCCTCGCAGCGCATGCTGAGGGTCGGCGAACAGGTTCGCGCAGCCCTGACGCAGGTGCTGCAGCGCGGCGAGGTGCGCGATCCGCTGATCGAGACGACGGTGATCTCGATTTCCGAAGTGCGCATGTCGCCCGATCTGAAAATCGCCACGGCCTTCGTGACGCCGCTCGGCGTTGCCGATCACGCGGCGACCATCGAGGCGCTGAACCGCAACGCCAAATATATCCGCGGCCGCCTGACGCCGCATCTGAGGCAGATGAAATACATGCCGGAGGTCCGCTTCCGCGACGACACCAGCTTCGACAATTACAAGAAGATCGACGAGCTGCTCAAGTCTCCGGAAGTGGTCCGCGACCTGAAGGACGAAGACGGCGAAGAGTGA
- the truB gene encoding tRNA pseudouridine(55) synthase TruB: MSKPRKPKGRPVSGWLILDKPLDFGSTEAVSKIKWLFKAQKAGHAGTLDPLASGMLPIALGDATKTVPYVMDGRKIYEFAVAWGEERSTDDLEGEVVQSSDARPSEEDIRALLPKYTGVISQVPPQFSAIKIDGNRAYDLAREGETVDIPAREVEVFRLSLLGCTPNLAHFEIECGKGTYVRSLARDFGRDLGCFGHIASLRRSFVAPFAEEAMVPLAELVALEKIENEDERLEALDAFLIDTGEALSNLPHIAITEDQAHRLKMGNPIILRGRDAPMAEPEAYATSRGKLVAIGEIGEGEFRPKRVFATG; encoded by the coding sequence ATGTCAAAACCTCGCAAACCCAAGGGCCGCCCGGTTTCCGGCTGGCTGATCCTCGACAAACCGCTGGATTTCGGCTCGACCGAGGCCGTGTCCAAGATCAAGTGGCTGTTCAAGGCCCAGAAGGCGGGCCATGCGGGCACGCTCGATCCGCTCGCATCCGGCATGCTGCCGATCGCGCTGGGCGACGCGACCAAGACGGTTCCCTATGTCATGGACGGCCGCAAGATCTATGAATTCGCCGTTGCCTGGGGTGAGGAGCGTTCGACCGACGATCTGGAGGGCGAGGTCGTCCAGTCGTCCGATGCTCGCCCGTCCGAGGAAGACATCCGCGCTCTGCTGCCGAAATATACCGGCGTGATCAGCCAGGTCCCGCCGCAGTTCTCTGCCATCAAGATCGACGGCAATCGCGCCTATGATCTGGCCCGTGAAGGCGAAACCGTCGACATCCCGGCCCGCGAAGTGGAAGTCTTCCGCCTGTCGCTGCTCGGCTGCACGCCGAACCTCGCGCATTTCGAGATCGAATGCGGCAAGGGGACCTACGTCCGGTCGCTGGCGCGCGATTTCGGTCGCGATCTCGGCTGTTTCGGCCATATCGCGTCGCTGCGCCGCAGTTTCGTCGCACCGTTCGCGGAAGAGGCCATGGTGCCGCTTGCCGAACTGGTGGCGCTGGAAAAGATCGAGAACGAGGACGAACGGCTGGAAGCGCTCGATGCCTTCCTGATCGATACCGGCGAGGCGCTGTCCAACTTGCCACATATCGCCATCACCGAGGATCAGGCGCATCGCCTGAAAATGGGCAATCCAATCATCCTGCGTGGCCGCGATGCGCCCATGGCGGAACCGGAAGCCTATGCGACCTCTCGCGGCAAGCTCGTCGCCATCGGTGAGATCGGTGAGGGCGAATTCCGGCCCAAGCGCGTCTTCGCCACCGGTTGA